The Muricauda sp. SCSIO 65647 genome includes a region encoding these proteins:
- a CDS encoding DUF6268 family outer membrane beta-barrel protein, translated as MALLFISSEVLSQNVESGNTLGFDYRTMPSFGNHQWNAMHFRANYIIELGSKTDIALSTMYRSDDFTYFGLSDIDESAFEDLHSVDLQIGWQQKLKKNWTLNVSFMPRAASNFSASMSNEDFFFMYGANLTKQWKGQKGEYSITMGLEQNTLLGKPRLLPTVSMKFDGYDTWGYTIGFPSSSVNARVGERHLFLASAVLEGLYFNNSSEGMPMVYDQVYNSSKLAFTGLDIGLSHKYRLQPNITTHARVGFSLSNTWQLQDGDTNVLYDFNADETIYFTMGLTYNLKLFADE; from the coding sequence ATGGCATTGCTTTTTATATCGTCAGAAGTATTGTCGCAAAATGTTGAAAGCGGCAATACCCTAGGATTTGATTATCGAACTATGCCCAGTTTTGGAAACCACCAATGGAACGCTATGCATTTTAGGGCAAACTACATTATTGAACTTGGATCAAAGACCGACATCGCGCTCTCAACTATGTACAGAAGTGATGACTTTACCTATTTCGGACTATCAGATATTGATGAATCAGCGTTTGAGGATCTGCACTCCGTAGACCTTCAAATCGGTTGGCAACAAAAATTAAAGAAAAACTGGACGCTCAATGTAAGCTTCATGCCCAGGGCCGCCTCAAATTTTTCCGCATCTATGTCGAATGAGGATTTTTTCTTCATGTATGGGGCAAATCTAACAAAGCAGTGGAAGGGCCAGAAAGGAGAATATTCGATTACCATGGGCCTTGAACAAAATACGCTATTGGGCAAGCCTAGATTGTTGCCAACGGTCTCGATGAAATTTGACGGATATGATACATGGGGGTACACTATTGGTTTTCCAAGTTCAAGCGTAAATGCCCGAGTGGGCGAGCGACATCTTTTTTTGGCTTCTGCGGTTTTGGAAGGACTGTATTTCAACAATTCTTCAGAGGGCATGCCAATGGTCTACGATCAGGTATACAATAGCTCGAAGTTAGCCTTTACGGGGCTTGATATTGGCCTGAGCCACAAGTATAGATTGCAGCCCAATATAACGACCCATGCGCGGGTCGGATTCTCTTTGTCAAATACATGGCAATTGCAAGATGGCGACACCAATGTCTTATATGACTTCAATGCTGACGAGACAATCTATTTTACTATGGGATTAACATATAACTTAAAACTATTTGCTGATGAGTAA
- a CDS encoding DUF4270 family protein, with amino-acid sequence MGRLAVASLICLLVAACSIDSSEIPTLEVGQDFVNSNIRVIVLDTFDLRMSTFRFDSINSSESIRLLYGQYIDDYFGTVRAEPYFELVAPVVESVTGPYDLPEDAELDSVALILGYDGYSYNDTTRLMQINVHRLLEDVTPEEGFFYNTSRLKFDSVPIASRSFEPEPIDEDSLHISLPFEFGQEIFEKIAENDINNNQDLRDVLNGLTLQPNLDENGSVIGFSKNQENTYLRFFYSVPEEFEDSEETLDLVINPFPENPVSFNNITTKGSPLDSLVDQEDELFSDTIDDLAFIQSGTGFATKIVFPTIKKLYDIPGTGTILNAQLEIKPLKVSNTGDTPVRDTLNTGILDRNNVIAQEIITGIGAVQGVIVGEEEEFGTVRYEIPIGIFLDGKLTEERDTETSLVLFNEDFNATVNRVVLQGESNSDFEARVIITYAIYDE; translated from the coding sequence ATGGGGAGATTAGCTGTTGCATCACTTATCTGTTTGTTAGTGGCCGCCTGTTCAATTGACAGCAGTGAAATACCGACATTGGAAGTAGGGCAAGATTTCGTCAACTCAAACATTAGGGTAATCGTACTCGACACCTTTGATCTACGCATGAGTACTTTTCGGTTTGATAGCATAAATAGTTCAGAAAGCATTCGGTTGCTCTATGGACAATATATAGATGACTATTTTGGAACCGTAAGGGCAGAGCCTTACTTTGAATTGGTGGCCCCCGTGGTAGAATCGGTGACTGGACCTTACGATTTGCCCGAAGATGCCGAGCTAGATAGTGTCGCCCTTATTTTGGGCTATGATGGCTACTCCTATAACGATACCACTAGGCTTATGCAAATCAATGTGCATCGCCTATTGGAAGATGTCACACCCGAAGAAGGCTTTTTTTATAATACCAGCAGACTAAAATTTGATTCGGTACCGATTGCATCAAGATCATTTGAGCCAGAACCGATTGATGAAGATTCCCTGCACATTTCATTGCCTTTTGAATTTGGTCAAGAAATTTTCGAAAAGATAGCGGAAAATGACATCAACAACAATCAAGATCTCAGGGATGTGCTGAACGGTTTGACGCTTCAACCCAATCTCGATGAGAATGGCAGCGTAATAGGATTTTCAAAAAACCAAGAGAACACTTATCTGCGCTTTTTTTATTCCGTTCCGGAGGAGTTTGAGGACTCTGAGGAGACCTTAGACTTGGTTATCAATCCATTTCCTGAAAACCCCGTTTCCTTCAACAATATAACTACCAAAGGCAGTCCATTAGACAGTCTTGTCGACCAAGAGGATGAACTATTTTCAGACACCATCGATGATTTGGCCTTCATTCAATCTGGCACGGGATTCGCCACAAAAATAGTCTTCCCAACGATTAAAAAACTCTATGATATTCCGGGTACCGGAACCATCTTGAACGCCCAACTTGAAATCAAGCCGCTGAAAGTAAGCAATACAGGAGACACCCCTGTGCGTGATACCCTGAATACAGGAATATTGGACCGAAACAACGTGATTGCACAAGAAATCATAACCGGGATCGGAGCTGTACAAGGCGTGATCGTGGGTGAAGAGGAAGAATTTGGAACCGTCCGATATGAAATACCCATTGGAATATTCTTGGATGGCAAGTTGACCGAGGAGCGGGATACCGAAACCTCTTTGGTGCTCTTCAATGAAGATTTCAATGCAACGGTCAACCGCGTGGTGCTACAAGGAGAATCCAACTCTGATTTTGAAGCCAGGGTAATCATAACATACGCCATCTATGATGAGTAG
- a CDS encoding Kelch repeat-containing protein: MSNQIDLTRLNKNLLKIFLPLFMAMSFISCSSDDEDDENIGNWVDRSIFDGTPRSGAFAFTIGNLGYMGTGFDGDDRLTDVWVYDMEGNFWSQLASFPGVPRSSAVAFTIEGNGYVGLGYDGDDELGDFYRYNVNSNTWDSITPFSGSARRGAVGFNSETHGYVGSGFDGDNDKKDFWKFDPGTDSWTEIVGFGGNKRRDATTFTIGNKVYFGTGISNGLNQEDFWVFDMDSEQWSSLLDLDDDDDNFILRNNAVGFSIGDKGYFATGDAGFGASVDVWEYNPSTDLWEEKTEYEGATRQGAVAFYNGTRAFLALGRSGTLYLDDNREFFPDQEEDEDD; encoded by the coding sequence ATGAGTAATCAAATAGACCTTACAAGATTGAATAAGAATCTTTTGAAGATTTTTCTTCCTCTTTTTATGGCGATGTCTTTCATATCCTGTTCAAGTGATGATGAAGACGATGAAAATATCGGAAACTGGGTTGACCGATCCATTTTTGATGGTACACCAAGAAGTGGAGCATTTGCCTTTACCATTGGCAATCTGGGCTACATGGGCACTGGCTTTGATGGAGACGACCGATTAACCGATGTATGGGTATATGATATGGAGGGTAATTTTTGGTCACAATTGGCCAGTTTTCCGGGTGTTCCAAGAAGCTCTGCAGTAGCCTTTACCATTGAGGGAAATGGTTATGTTGGGCTTGGGTATGATGGTGACGATGAACTGGGTGACTTCTATCGCTACAATGTGAATTCAAATACATGGGACAGCATTACGCCTTTTTCCGGTTCTGCGCGTAGGGGCGCTGTTGGGTTCAATTCTGAAACCCATGGTTACGTGGGCAGCGGCTTCGATGGCGACAATGACAAAAAGGATTTTTGGAAGTTCGACCCAGGTACGGATTCTTGGACTGAAATAGTGGGCTTCGGCGGCAACAAAAGAAGGGATGCCACTACATTCACCATTGGAAACAAGGTCTATTTTGGTACAGGAATCTCCAATGGTCTGAACCAAGAAGATTTCTGGGTGTTTGATATGGATTCTGAACAATGGAGCTCCTTACTTGACCTGGACGATGATGATGACAATTTTATACTAAGGAACAATGCCGTTGGCTTCAGCATAGGGGACAAAGGCTATTTTGCCACAGGGGATGCTGGTTTTGGCGCATCGGTAGATGTCTGGGAATATAACCCATCAACAGACCTTTGGGAAGAAAAGACAGAATATGAAGGAGCCACTAGACAAGGGGCGGTAGCATTTTACAATGGCACCCGGGCCTTTTTGGCACTGGGTCGCAGTGGTACGCTTTACCTTGATGACAATAGGGAATTCTTTCCTGACCAAGAAGAAGATGAGGATGATTAG
- a CDS encoding DUF6268 family outer membrane beta-barrel protein yields the protein MKRYILLLVLLGSFKCFNQMPIMVTPGEIQPVSIQYGFLPDLGGTEITNYRIDLNMARPVGKSIIGFNIGYQYYDFVFDESTNVIDLTTYENMHVARVGLSFIRPLKNSWGLMLMGGTSLMSNLGNGVGSEDFVFNSIGAVTKRWGNFDRNTVLMLGVLYGTQLGEPTILPAVSLRQKLNEHWSYSLGLPITGINYSINDRHLFTASLMPEGLFGNNSNEVAVEGNRILTNTKLQFNGINASLAYRLKFAKNLALTVRGGFVPAATLKVLDDESEEIYDLDPGSGAYFRVGLNLVLNRKQLNKNKKSDDDEQ from the coding sequence GTGAAAAGGTACATATTGCTACTGGTATTGCTTGGGTCGTTTAAATGCTTTAACCAAATGCCCATAATGGTAACCCCCGGTGAGATACAACCCGTGTCCATCCAATATGGATTTCTGCCCGATCTGGGCGGTACCGAGATTACCAATTATCGTATTGATTTGAATATGGCCCGACCCGTGGGCAAAAGTATTATTGGATTTAATATAGGATACCAATATTATGATTTCGTCTTCGACGAATCAACCAATGTGATTGACTTGACCACCTACGAAAATATGCACGTGGCCAGAGTCGGTCTTTCGTTTATCAGACCCCTGAAAAATTCATGGGGGCTGATGCTTATGGGTGGTACCTCGCTAATGTCGAATCTAGGCAACGGTGTGGGCTCTGAAGATTTTGTGTTCAATTCCATAGGTGCCGTGACCAAAAGATGGGGAAATTTTGACCGCAATACCGTATTGATGTTGGGCGTATTGTACGGTACTCAGCTGGGAGAGCCCACTATTTTGCCTGCTGTTTCATTGCGACAGAAACTGAACGAACATTGGAGCTATTCCCTCGGATTGCCCATCACCGGGATCAATTACAGCATCAACGATAGACACCTTTTCACGGCCTCGTTGATGCCAGAGGGCCTATTTGGCAATAACTCAAACGAGGTGGCCGTCGAGGGCAATCGAATACTGACCAACACCAAACTTCAATTTAACGGCATCAATGCCAGTTTGGCCTACCGTCTAAAATTCGCAAAAAACTTGGCCCTCACGGTAAGGGGTGGCTTTGTTCCCGCGGCCACGCTCAAGGTACTGGACGATGAAAGTGAAGAAATCTATGACTTAGATCCAGGAAGCGGAGCCTATTTCAGAGTAGGCCTGAACTTGGTTCTGAACAGAAAACAATTGAATAAAAACAAAAAATCTGATGATGATGAACAGTAA
- a CDS encoding DUF4907 domain-containing protein codes for MVKRRHITALFIIGLVMVLIGYFSDKKIQQDLDDDRYRLEVMEDTVNDGWYYEIYFENHLALRQKFIPSISEKRFFITERDAKKTGSLVLERLKSGKSPTISKDDLYKLGITF; via the coding sequence ATGGTGAAGAGAAGACACATAACCGCCCTTTTCATCATTGGATTGGTGATGGTTTTGATAGGATATTTTTCAGACAAAAAAATCCAGCAAGATCTTGACGATGATAGATACCGTCTAGAAGTCATGGAAGATACGGTCAATGATGGTTGGTACTATGAAATATATTTTGAAAACCATCTGGCCCTTCGTCAGAAATTTATACCCAGCATCTCTGAAAAACGATTTTTTATCACGGAAAGAGATGCCAAGAAAACGGGTAGTCTGGTTCTTGAGCGATTGAAGAGCGGTAAGTCACCGACAATCTCAAAAGACGATTTGTATAAGCTGGGAATAACATTTTAA